Proteins encoded within one genomic window of Candidatus Methylomirabilota bacterium:
- the mnhG gene encoding monovalent cation/H(+) antiporter subunit G codes for MVDVVAGILILIGTFFLAAGSIGLIRFPDVLCRMHATTKTTTLGACSIFLAATVKYGNSPIGLKALLALCFLLLTAPVGAHMIARAAYRGRVPLAADRMVADDLREAVEPSAYAAEQDSRAR; via the coding sequence TTGGTTGACGTCGTTGCGGGGATCCTGATTCTGATCGGGACTTTCTTTCTGGCGGCCGGCTCCATTGGTCTCATCCGGTTTCCCGATGTGCTGTGCCGGATGCATGCCACCACGAAAACCACCACGCTTGGGGCTTGTAGTATTTTTCTCGCCGCCACGGTCAAGTACGGAAACTCTCCCATCGGCCTCAAGGCGTTGCTGGCTTTGTGTTTTCTGCTGCTCACCGCGCCCGTCGGGGCTCATATGATCGCTCGGGCCGCCTATCGGGGTCGGGTTCCGCTGGCCGCCGATCGGATGGTCGCGGATGACCTGAGGGAAGCTGTGGAGCCATCCGCCTACGCGGCCGAGCAGGACTCCCGCGCTCGGTGA
- a CDS encoding monovalent cation/H+ antiporter complex subunit F — translation MTLLVNGALLVAACSTLLCLYRIVIGPSVPDRVVAFDAFSTNLAVVVVLLVIRDGLVELIDVVLVLAILGFVGTMAIAKYIKKGDIVG, via the coding sequence ATGACACTTCTCGTGAACGGAGCACTCCTGGTGGCGGCCTGCTCGACTCTTCTGTGTCTCTACCGCATTGTGATAGGCCCCTCGGTCCCTGATCGGGTGGTTGCCTTTGATGCCTTCTCTACAAACCTGGCCGTCGTCGTCGTGCTGCTGGTCATTCGGGATGGCTTGGTCGAACTCATCGATGTCGTCCTGGTCCTGGCGATCCTGGGATTTGTGGGAACTATGGCTATAGCGAAGTACATCAAAAAGGGGGATATCGTTGGTTGA
- a CDS encoding Na+/H+ antiporter subunit E gives MKERKLWMLTLVLAVVWCFLSGAITLANFLMGLLMGTLTLVLFRPFFPWSPSPLRLFRKIPAFLRYLAHFLYELLKANLQVVYMALHPKMPIRPGIIAFATRHRSPLGTTLLANSITLTPGTLTMDVAPDGRTLYIHTLDIAHPEEVREGIRRGLEDYTVEVAD, from the coding sequence ATGAAAGAGCGCAAACTTTGGATGCTCACCCTCGTGCTCGCCGTGGTGTGGTGCTTTCTGAGCGGGGCGATAACCTTGGCCAACTTCCTCATGGGATTGCTGATGGGGACACTCACCCTCGTGCTGTTTCGCCCGTTCTTTCCGTGGAGTCCGTCTCCACTCCGTCTGTTCCGGAAGATCCCGGCCTTCCTCCGCTACCTCGCGCACTTCCTGTACGAGCTGCTCAAGGCGAATCTGCAGGTGGTCTATATGGCGCTCCATCCCAAGATGCCGATCCGTCCGGGGATTATTGCCTTTGCGACCCGTCACCGGAGCCCTCTCGGGACCACGCTGTTGGCCAACAGCATTACGCTCACGCCCGGGACCCTCACGATGGATGTCGCTCCGGATGGACGGACCCTCTACATCCATACGCTGGACATTGCCCACCCGGAGGAGGTGCGGGAGGGGATCCGGCGGGGTCTGGAAGATTACACAGTGGAGGTAGCAGACTGA
- a CDS encoding proton-conducting transporter membrane subunit — MKMLVVLPVLIPLATAIVTIFLGRSLRGKILASLVGGGATFASALLLLRTVWSWGTVVHVMGSWSPPFGIILVADLLSSGMVLLSSGVALVALCYSVGYVDEEGQRLAYHPLFHLLMMGIYGAFLTGDIFNLFVFFEILLISSYALVAFGGEDYQLEASLKYATINLIASAVFLLAVGGLYGVMGTLNMADLSLKIGGLQEPGPLPTIFLLFIAVFGVKASMFPFYFWLPDAHSSAPTPISAMLSGVLIKVGAYSILRVSSVIFVPLRPDAQEWILALAAVTMVVGACGALAQSDVKRLLAYSSVSQMGYIILGLGIGTPLALLSTLLFIVNHALSKAMLFLTAGVVIEATGTREMGGMGGLARQMPWTAGAFLIGTMGIAGVPPLLGFFAKFLLIQAALESGHGFLAALAAGLAIVTLWYLFAAWQQIFWREGSGRALHPAPRLMKGSGLVLAGVILVGTIFLNPLVDFLRAVEAQLRQPEAYVTAVFREVPPVTASTVEPQ, encoded by the coding sequence ATGAAAATGCTGGTGGTCCTCCCCGTTTTGATTCCCTTGGCGACCGCCATCGTTACGATCTTTCTCGGACGGTCCCTTCGCGGAAAGATCCTGGCGAGCCTGGTCGGAGGGGGGGCCACATTCGCCAGCGCCCTCCTCCTCCTCAGGACCGTCTGGAGCTGGGGAACCGTGGTCCACGTCATGGGCAGCTGGTCTCCCCCCTTCGGCATCATCCTGGTGGCGGATCTCTTAAGCAGCGGGATGGTCCTCCTGTCGAGCGGTGTGGCTCTGGTCGCCCTCTGCTACTCCGTGGGATACGTTGACGAAGAGGGGCAGCGGCTCGCGTACCATCCTCTCTTCCATCTGCTCATGATGGGCATCTATGGTGCCTTCCTCACCGGGGACATCTTCAACCTGTTTGTCTTCTTCGAAATTCTCTTGATCTCCTCCTACGCCCTGGTGGCCTTTGGTGGTGAGGACTATCAGCTCGAGGCCTCGCTCAAATACGCCACCATCAACCTCATTGCCTCTGCGGTGTTTTTATTGGCGGTGGGCGGGCTGTACGGCGTCATGGGAACCTTGAACATGGCCGATCTCAGTCTCAAGATCGGGGGGCTTCAGGAGCCGGGCCCCCTCCCCACCATCTTCCTCCTCTTCATCGCGGTCTTCGGGGTAAAGGCATCAATGTTTCCGTTTTACTTCTGGCTGCCTGACGCCCACTCGAGTGCCCCGACCCCGATCAGTGCCATGCTTTCCGGCGTCCTGATCAAGGTGGGCGCATACAGTATTCTCCGAGTTTCCAGTGTGATCTTTGTCCCCCTCCGGCCCGACGCGCAGGAGTGGATTTTGGCCCTTGCGGCGGTCACTATGGTGGTGGGGGCTTGTGGAGCCCTCGCCCAGTCGGACGTCAAGCGCCTCCTGGCGTATTCGAGCGTGAGCCAGATGGGTTACATCATCTTGGGCCTCGGGATCGGAACCCCCCTCGCCCTCCTGAGTACACTCCTCTTTATCGTGAATCACGCCCTGTCCAAGGCGATGCTCTTCCTCACGGCAGGGGTTGTCATTGAGGCGACGGGGACGAGGGAGATGGGAGGCATGGGGGGACTTGCCCGGCAGATGCCCTGGACGGCAGGTGCTTTTCTGATCGGGACTATGGGCATTGCCGGAGTCCCCCCCCTCCTCGGCTTTTTCGCCAAGTTTCTTCTCATCCAGGCCGCACTCGAGTCGGGGCACGGATTCCTCGCGGCGTTGGCGGCAGGCTTGGCCATCGTGACCCTCTGGTATCTCTTTGCTGCCTGGCAACAGATCTTTTGGCGTGAAGGCAGCGGACGCGCTCTCCACCCGGCCCCTCGGCTCATGAAAGGATCGGGACTTGTCTTGGCCGGGGTCATCCTGGTCGGCACAATATTTCTCAACCCCCTGGTCGATTTTCTGCGAGCCGTGGAAGCTCAACTGAGGCAGCCGGAGGCCTACGTCACGGCCGTTTTTCGGGAGGTGCCGCCTGTGACAGCCTCCACTGTGGAGCCGCAATGA
- a CDS encoding Na(+)/H(+) antiporter subunit C gives MTTLLAITIGVLFGTGAFLVLRRNALKVIIGLSLISHAANLLLVTSGGFAGNRPPIIGPGGGLYVDPLPQALVLTAIVISFGVTAFMVVLLYRLYQRTGTVDMDQIRRLRG, from the coding sequence GTGACGACCTTACTTGCCATTACTATTGGGGTCCTCTTCGGGACCGGGGCGTTCCTCGTCCTCCGTCGCAATGCGCTGAAGGTCATCATTGGTCTCTCCCTCATCTCTCACGCGGCAAATCTCTTGCTCGTTACTTCTGGGGGCTTTGCCGGAAATCGTCCGCCCATCATCGGGCCTGGCGGCGGGTTGTACGTCGATCCGTTACCGCAGGCGCTGGTCCTCACCGCCATCGTGATCAGCTTCGGGGTGACCGCCTTTATGGTGGTCCTCCTGTACCGTCTCTATCAGCGGACGGGAACCGTTGACATGGATCAAATCCGGAGACTTCGAGGATGA
- a CDS encoding Na(+)/H(+) antiporter subunit B (subunit B of antiporter complex involved in resistance to high concentrations of Na+, K+, Li+ and/or alkali; in the case of S. meliloti it was proved to be involved specifically with K+ transport) has translation MTRPTTVIAETITQWSFPVIFLFSLYLLLAGHNNPGGGFIAGLMTAAALVLQYIVFGMREVQRVTPSSYLGLVALGLTLALGTGLGSLFLGWGFLKSGILHLHLPIFGEVEVVSAFVFDVGVYFIVVGVTLTVISLLGRETA, from the coding sequence ATGACGCGGCCAACGACGGTCATTGCCGAGACGATCACCCAGTGGTCCTTTCCCGTCATCTTCCTCTTTTCGCTGTATCTCCTCTTGGCGGGCCACAATAATCCGGGGGGAGGGTTCATCGCCGGCCTCATGACCGCGGCGGCCCTGGTGTTACAGTACATCGTGTTTGGGATGCGGGAAGTGCAACGCGTTACCCCGTCCAGCTATCTCGGCCTGGTGGCCCTCGGGCTGACCCTCGCGCTCGGCACCGGCCTGGGCAGCCTTTTTTTGGGATGGGGATTTCTCAAGAGCGGCATCCTGCACCTGCATCTCCCCATCTTCGGGGAAGTCGAGGTTGTTTCGGCCTTCGTCTTTGATGTAGGGGTGTACTTCATCGTAGTCGGGGTCACCTTGACCGTCATATCGCTGCTGGGAAGGGAGACGGCGTGA